A single Filimonas effusa DNA region contains:
- a CDS encoding FecR family protein codes for MTETRFHILLRQFLANEGKVQDWRELEALIKTGHHDNDLRLMFDELYEGPEPKADIPDTRIRAILQQVCISRGEDPKDAGKVAPRIPMLRWWAAAVLLLIAGAGVFILRQHKPVPLQPGAMAKIKPASDKATLTLSDGRTILLDTAGNGKLTNDGGIQIINLSGGRLQYQAGNSNTSAVAYNTLKVPRGGKFSVLLPDGTNVWLNSASSLKYPASFSGKERSVELDGEAYFEVAPKSAAFIVKTGNLDVQVLGTAFNIMAYKDEGKIAATLVEGKVLVKAAGAQKLLKPKEQASLTNGTANLQVSTPDLEEVLAWKNGEFRFNHGSLSSILRQVARWYDVAIVYQSAVPEVYFDGVVSRKSDVGDLLEVLEATHAVHFKVEEKRIVVIPGTR; via the coding sequence ATGACCGAAACCAGATTTCATATTTTGCTGCGGCAATTCCTCGCCAACGAGGGCAAAGTGCAGGATTGGAGGGAGCTGGAAGCCCTTATAAAAACAGGGCATCATGACAATGATCTCCGGTTGATGTTCGATGAGCTCTATGAAGGTCCGGAGCCAAAGGCCGATATACCCGATACACGGATCCGTGCAATACTGCAACAGGTTTGCATCAGCCGCGGGGAAGACCCAAAAGATGCCGGCAAGGTTGCTCCACGCATTCCTATGTTGCGCTGGTGGGCAGCGGCGGTCTTACTTCTGATAGCGGGCGCCGGCGTATTTATTTTGCGGCAGCACAAGCCAGTACCGTTACAACCGGGAGCTATGGCTAAAATAAAACCGGCTTCAGACAAGGCAACCCTTACGCTCTCCGACGGACGCACCATTCTATTGGATACTGCCGGCAACGGCAAGCTCACCAATGATGGCGGCATACAGATCATTAATCTTTCCGGCGGAAGGCTGCAATACCAGGCAGGTAACAGCAACACATCTGCGGTAGCCTATAACACACTTAAAGTACCACGCGGCGGCAAGTTCAGCGTATTACTGCCAGACGGCACCAATGTTTGGTTAAACAGCGCTTCTTCGCTCAAATACCCGGCATCCTTTTCAGGCAAAGAACGCAGCGTAGAGCTGGATGGGGAAGCCTATTTTGAAGTGGCCCCCAAAAGCGCTGCATTTATTGTAAAAACGGGTAACCTCGATGTACAGGTATTAGGTACCGCCTTTAATATCATGGCTTATAAAGATGAAGGTAAAATTGCAGCTACCCTTGTCGAAGGAAAGGTGCTTGTAAAAGCTGCCGGAGCACAAAAATTACTGAAGCCCAAAGAACAAGCATCTTTAACAAACGGAACCGCAAACCTGCAGGTATCTACACCAGATCTGGAGGAAGTACTGGCCTGGAAAAACGGCGAGTTCAGGTTTAATCATGGCAGCCTGTCATCGATACTGCGCCAGGTTGCCCGCTGGTATGATGTAGCTATCGTTTACCAGTCGGCTGTGCCTGAAGTCTATTTTGATGGTGTTGTTTCACGCAAGAGTGATGTTGGCGACCTGTTGGAAGTACTTGAAGCAACACACGCAGTTCATTTTAAAGTGGAAGAAAAAAGAATAGTTGTAATACCCGGAACGAGATAA
- a CDS encoding RNA polymerase sigma factor — translation MPEHVPEEKELLQLLSRDSEYAFAVLFDKYRKRVYGTALLFLKNPEAAEEIVQEVFLRLWQKRKALQPIQYLNSYINAMTRNLVIDQVRKMDFEEAYKKVSAAAAPVNDADFKVRDNESTQLLARAIESLPERQRAVYELARIKGLSQEEIAAELSISKHTVKVHMSAALQSIRTYLSSYYPDALVTVPVIQLLLQVLEK, via the coding sequence ATGCCTGAACATGTTCCTGAAGAAAAAGAATTGTTGCAATTACTCTCCCGCGACAGCGAGTATGCCTTTGCGGTACTATTCGACAAATACCGTAAAAGAGTGTACGGCACAGCCTTATTATTTCTAAAAAACCCCGAAGCAGCAGAAGAAATTGTACAGGAAGTATTTTTACGCCTTTGGCAGAAACGAAAAGCGTTACAGCCCATCCAATACCTGAACAGTTATATCAATGCCATGACCCGCAACCTGGTGATTGACCAGGTACGGAAAATGGATTTTGAAGAAGCCTATAAAAAAGTATCCGCTGCGGCTGCGCCGGTTAACGATGCAGATTTCAAAGTAAGGGACAATGAATCTACCCAACTGCTGGCAAGGGCCATTGAATCGTTACCTGAACGGCAACGGGCAGTATATGAGCTTGCCCGGATCAAAGGGCTTTCACAGGAAGAAATTGCAGCCGAACTGTCTATTTCCAAACATACGGTAAAGGTACACATGTCCGCAGCCCTGCAATCTATCCGTACTTATTTAAGCAGTTATTACCCGGATGCTTTGGTAACAGTACCCGTAATACAGTTATTGCTGCAGGTGCTGGAAAAATAA